The Drosophila teissieri strain GT53w chromosome X, Prin_Dtei_1.1, whole genome shotgun sequence genome has a segment encoding these proteins:
- the LOC122624335 gene encoding inactive dipeptidyl peptidase 10 isoform X1, which produces MVEIQKPHSALKRPSLKRETVVVNNSAPTIKKVTLVPKDEELVAISPERRNWRGIFIALLVIAAVFSLIIFSIFLLSPEDEGLRIRGRRMLPSDILGRSLQWKPFNGTWSNGRELIYRDPTGGLSILNMADLTTRILMTNSTFRQLNAESFLVAPDQKYVLLQSDSNTEGSRHHVYEVQTANTFPLGPTENIAEAPRLQHVVWAPANPPPPLGAPPPSGASGVSGASSGSGASGASTTTMAPLPSGSIILNSLAGAANGPASAGAAGSAAPNPNGKAGGYTLNQAIAFVHHNDIYYKPKVQGELVCRITQTGSGSLEGDSTGVVFNGVPDWMYENVPELESRRSSMEFSPDGLFLAFLSYNDSEVAEYKYTWMGDDIKYPAVMSQRYPKTGARNPNVTVNVVNLSVIKYIFPTQIKLPSELSNGSYVGGLTWASSTDLSVTVTNREQTKATTVLCRAPHFHCQAVHTEVTINDGWVLPSERPIFSVRNQGHSRLGKMVQNAEEILAESQNVNVTDGQTHTTHEISNGGYLLKRLPVRDGEHGHYRHVVFISSLDRRPVPLTMGRFEVTEIVGWDEPHEIVYFMAAPEKRPGERHLYKINLKLNVTESNRTYITSTSPTCLTCDNTESTYRLHRVRISQRGDRWEDIVARLEPDDCLYDIPKNCLFNRVQFSQDYSYYVQECLGPEAPSVYLVETASNDKIYVLNAGDVLRHRLSQLAIPQSRTFSVEIRHGFHAQVRLFLPPGMREEEEVAFPLVLHVDASPGSQLVTERFHVDWNWYLASQRSFIVAQIDGRGSGFQGELLRTQVHGKLGTVEVEDQLGVLTYLRDNLKFIDPLRICAFGWGYGGYASSMMLIDDSQQVLQCAVAINPIVNFGFHYSFFTERYIPLKGDYLRALQEADLTMKAGNIKGRNLMLMHGTADTMVHQEHTLMLVRALVEQQVKFRHQVYPDEDHTIGRSLSHVYKTMEWYFDECFGPVDDNEWDPTGLFVFKQ; this is translated from the exons GAACTGGTGGCCATTTCTCCGGAGCGCCGCAACTGGCGCGGCATCTTCATCGCCCTGCTGGTCATCGCCGCCGTCTTCAGCCTGATCATATTCTCGATCTTCCTGCTGTCGCCGGAGGATGAGGGTCTGCGGATCCGCGGGCGCCGGATGCTGCCCAGCGACATCCTGGGCAGGAGCCTCCAGTGGAAGCCCTTCAACGGCACCTGGAGCAATG GTCGTGAGCTCATTTATCGCGACCCAACGGGCGGCCTTTCCATTCTCAATATGGCCGATCTTACCACACGCATTCTTATGACCAATTCAACATTC CGCCAACTGAATGCGGAATCATTTCTGGTCGCACCTGACCAGAAATACGTACTACTGCAGTCGGACTCGAATACCGAGGGCTCCAG ACATCACGTTTACGAGGTGCAGACGGCCAACACATTCCCGCTGGGTCCCACGGAGAACATAGCGGAGGCGCCACGCCTCCAGCACGTGGTGTGGGCGCCAGCGAATCCGCCGCCACCGCTTGGAGCACCACCACCCAGTGGTGCCAGTGGAGTCAGTGGTGCGAGTAGTGGCAGTGGTGCTAGCGgcgccagcaccaccacaatGGCCCCTCTGCCCAGTGGCAGCATAATCCTGAACAGCCTGGCTGGCGCTGCCAATGGACCAGCATCCGCCGGAGCTGCCGGCTCCGCCGCCCCAAATCCGAATGGCAAGGCCGGCGGTTACACTTTGAACCAGGCCATCGCCTTTGTGCACCACAACGACATCTACTACAAGCCCAAGGTGCAGGGCGAACTGGTGTGCCGGATAACGCAGACGGGATCGGGTTCGCTGGAGGGCGACTCCACTGGGGTGGTGTTCAATGGAGTGCCCGATTGGATGTACGAGAATGTGCCGGAGCTGGAGAGCCGCCGGAGCAGCATGGAGTTTTCGCCGGACGGACTCTTCCTGGCCTTCCTCAGCTACAATGACAGCGAGGTCGCCGAGTACAA ATACACCTGGATGGGCGATGACATCAAGTACCCGGCGGTGATGAGCCAACGCTACCCCAAGACGGGTGCCCGCAACCCGAATGTCACGGTCAACGTGGTCAATCTCTCGGTGATCAAGTACATCTTTCCCACGCAGATCAAGCTGCCGAGCGAGCTCTCCAACGGCAGCTACGTGGGCGGCTTGACCTGGGCCTCATCCACCGACCTGTCGGTGACGGTGACCAACCGCGAGCAGACCAAGGCCACCACGGTGCTGTGCAGAGCTCCGCACTTCCACTGCCAGGCGGTGCACACGGAGGTGACCATCAACGATGGCTGGGTTCTGCCATCGGAACGGCCCATCTTCTCGGTGCGCAACCAGGGGCACAGTCGACTGGGCAAGATGGTGCAGAATGCGGAGGAGATCCTGGCGGAAAGTCAGAATGTGAATGTGACGGATGGCCAAACGCACACCACCCATGAGATCAGCAATGGTGGCTATCTGCTGAAGCGGCTGCCTGTGCGGGATGGCGAGCACGGTCACTATCGCCACGTGGTCTTCATATCCTCGCTGGACCGACGACCCGTGCCCCTGACCATGGGTCGCTTCGAGGTCACCGAGATCGTCGGCTGGGATGAGCCGCATGAGATCGTCTACTTCATGGCTGCGCCGGAGAAGCGGCCCGGCGAACGGCATCTGTACAAGATTAACCTCAAGCTCAATGTCACCGAATCGAATCGCACGTACATCACCTCCACATCGCCCACCTGTCTCACCTGCGACAACACGGAGTCCACGTACCGGCTGCACCGGGTCAGGATCTCGCAGCGGGGCGATCGCTGGGAGGATATAGTGGCTCGCCTGGAGCCAGACGATTGCCTCTACGATATACCCAAGAATTGCCTGTTCAATCGGGTGCAGTTCAGCCAGGACTACAGCTACTACGTGCAGGAGTGCCTGGGTCCGGAGGCACCCAGTGTTTACCTGGTGGAGACGGCCAGCAATGACAAGATCTATGTGCTGAATGCCGGCGATGTGCTGCGCCACCGGCTCTCCCAACTCGCCATTCCGCAATCACGCACCTTCAGCGTGGAGATCCGGCACGGATTCCACGCCCAGGTGCGCCTCTTCCTGCCACCCGGCATGCGAGAGGAGGAGGAAGTTGCCTTTCCACTGGTGCTCCACGT CGATGCCTCGCCGGGATCACAGTTGGTAACAGAGCGCTTCCACGTGGACTGGAACTGGTACTTGGCCAGCCAGAGGAGTTTCATAGTGGCCCAGATCGAcgggcgtggcagtggctTCCAGGGCGAGTTGCTCCGCACCCAGGTACACGGAAAACTGGGCACCGTCGAGGTGGAGGATCAACTGGGAGTCCTCAC TTACCTGCGGGACAACCTGAAGTTCATCGATCCGCTGAGGATCTGCGCCTTTGGCTGGGGCTACGGTGGCTACGCCTCCTCCATGATGCTCATCGACGACTCGCAGCAGGTGCTCCAGTGCGCGGTGGCGATCAATCCCATTGTCAACTTTGGATTCCACT ATTCCTTCTTCACGGAGCGCTACATCCCGCTGAAGGGCGACTACTTGCGTGCCCTCCAGGAGGCGGATCTCACCATGAAGGCGGGCAACATCAAGGGCCGCAACCTGATGCTGATGCACGGCACGGCGGACACGATGGTGCACCAGGAGCACACGCTGATGCTGGTGCGGGCGCTCGTGGAGCAGCAGGTGAAGTTCCGGCACCAGGTGTATCCGGACGAGGATCACACCATCGGCAGGTCGCTGAGCCATGTCTACAAGACGATGGAGTGGTACTTCGATGAGTGCTTCGGCCCCGTCGACGACAACGAGTGGGACCCCACGGGTCTATTCGTGTTCAAGCAATAA
- the LOC122624335 gene encoding inactive dipeptidyl peptidase 10 isoform X2 yields the protein MNAAQSGGHTGGGGSMGKKGSQMEELVAISPERRNWRGIFIALLVIAAVFSLIIFSIFLLSPEDEGLRIRGRRMLPSDILGRSLQWKPFNGTWSNGRELIYRDPTGGLSILNMADLTTRILMTNSTFRQLNAESFLVAPDQKYVLLQSDSNTEGSRHHVYEVQTANTFPLGPTENIAEAPRLQHVVWAPANPPPPLGAPPPSGASGVSGASSGSGASGASTTTMAPLPSGSIILNSLAGAANGPASAGAAGSAAPNPNGKAGGYTLNQAIAFVHHNDIYYKPKVQGELVCRITQTGSGSLEGDSTGVVFNGVPDWMYENVPELESRRSSMEFSPDGLFLAFLSYNDSEVAEYKYTWMGDDIKYPAVMSQRYPKTGARNPNVTVNVVNLSVIKYIFPTQIKLPSELSNGSYVGGLTWASSTDLSVTVTNREQTKATTVLCRAPHFHCQAVHTEVTINDGWVLPSERPIFSVRNQGHSRLGKMVQNAEEILAESQNVNVTDGQTHTTHEISNGGYLLKRLPVRDGEHGHYRHVVFISSLDRRPVPLTMGRFEVTEIVGWDEPHEIVYFMAAPEKRPGERHLYKINLKLNVTESNRTYITSTSPTCLTCDNTESTYRLHRVRISQRGDRWEDIVARLEPDDCLYDIPKNCLFNRVQFSQDYSYYVQECLGPEAPSVYLVETASNDKIYVLNAGDVLRHRLSQLAIPQSRTFSVEIRHGFHAQVRLFLPPGMREEEEVAFPLVLHVDASPGSQLVTERFHVDWNWYLASQRSFIVAQIDGRGSGFQGELLRTQVHGKLGTVEVEDQLGVLTYLRDNLKFIDPLRICAFGWGYGGYASSMMLIDDSQQVLQCAVAINPIVNFGFHYSFFTERYIPLKGDYLRALQEADLTMKAGNIKGRNLMLMHGTADTMVHQEHTLMLVRALVEQQVKFRHQVYPDEDHTIGRSLSHVYKTMEWYFDECFGPVDDNEWDPTGLFVFKQ from the exons GAACTGGTGGCCATTTCTCCGGAGCGCCGCAACTGGCGCGGCATCTTCATCGCCCTGCTGGTCATCGCCGCCGTCTTCAGCCTGATCATATTCTCGATCTTCCTGCTGTCGCCGGAGGATGAGGGTCTGCGGATCCGCGGGCGCCGGATGCTGCCCAGCGACATCCTGGGCAGGAGCCTCCAGTGGAAGCCCTTCAACGGCACCTGGAGCAATG GTCGTGAGCTCATTTATCGCGACCCAACGGGCGGCCTTTCCATTCTCAATATGGCCGATCTTACCACACGCATTCTTATGACCAATTCAACATTC CGCCAACTGAATGCGGAATCATTTCTGGTCGCACCTGACCAGAAATACGTACTACTGCAGTCGGACTCGAATACCGAGGGCTCCAG ACATCACGTTTACGAGGTGCAGACGGCCAACACATTCCCGCTGGGTCCCACGGAGAACATAGCGGAGGCGCCACGCCTCCAGCACGTGGTGTGGGCGCCAGCGAATCCGCCGCCACCGCTTGGAGCACCACCACCCAGTGGTGCCAGTGGAGTCAGTGGTGCGAGTAGTGGCAGTGGTGCTAGCGgcgccagcaccaccacaatGGCCCCTCTGCCCAGTGGCAGCATAATCCTGAACAGCCTGGCTGGCGCTGCCAATGGACCAGCATCCGCCGGAGCTGCCGGCTCCGCCGCCCCAAATCCGAATGGCAAGGCCGGCGGTTACACTTTGAACCAGGCCATCGCCTTTGTGCACCACAACGACATCTACTACAAGCCCAAGGTGCAGGGCGAACTGGTGTGCCGGATAACGCAGACGGGATCGGGTTCGCTGGAGGGCGACTCCACTGGGGTGGTGTTCAATGGAGTGCCCGATTGGATGTACGAGAATGTGCCGGAGCTGGAGAGCCGCCGGAGCAGCATGGAGTTTTCGCCGGACGGACTCTTCCTGGCCTTCCTCAGCTACAATGACAGCGAGGTCGCCGAGTACAA ATACACCTGGATGGGCGATGACATCAAGTACCCGGCGGTGATGAGCCAACGCTACCCCAAGACGGGTGCCCGCAACCCGAATGTCACGGTCAACGTGGTCAATCTCTCGGTGATCAAGTACATCTTTCCCACGCAGATCAAGCTGCCGAGCGAGCTCTCCAACGGCAGCTACGTGGGCGGCTTGACCTGGGCCTCATCCACCGACCTGTCGGTGACGGTGACCAACCGCGAGCAGACCAAGGCCACCACGGTGCTGTGCAGAGCTCCGCACTTCCACTGCCAGGCGGTGCACACGGAGGTGACCATCAACGATGGCTGGGTTCTGCCATCGGAACGGCCCATCTTCTCGGTGCGCAACCAGGGGCACAGTCGACTGGGCAAGATGGTGCAGAATGCGGAGGAGATCCTGGCGGAAAGTCAGAATGTGAATGTGACGGATGGCCAAACGCACACCACCCATGAGATCAGCAATGGTGGCTATCTGCTGAAGCGGCTGCCTGTGCGGGATGGCGAGCACGGTCACTATCGCCACGTGGTCTTCATATCCTCGCTGGACCGACGACCCGTGCCCCTGACCATGGGTCGCTTCGAGGTCACCGAGATCGTCGGCTGGGATGAGCCGCATGAGATCGTCTACTTCATGGCTGCGCCGGAGAAGCGGCCCGGCGAACGGCATCTGTACAAGATTAACCTCAAGCTCAATGTCACCGAATCGAATCGCACGTACATCACCTCCACATCGCCCACCTGTCTCACCTGCGACAACACGGAGTCCACGTACCGGCTGCACCGGGTCAGGATCTCGCAGCGGGGCGATCGCTGGGAGGATATAGTGGCTCGCCTGGAGCCAGACGATTGCCTCTACGATATACCCAAGAATTGCCTGTTCAATCGGGTGCAGTTCAGCCAGGACTACAGCTACTACGTGCAGGAGTGCCTGGGTCCGGAGGCACCCAGTGTTTACCTGGTGGAGACGGCCAGCAATGACAAGATCTATGTGCTGAATGCCGGCGATGTGCTGCGCCACCGGCTCTCCCAACTCGCCATTCCGCAATCACGCACCTTCAGCGTGGAGATCCGGCACGGATTCCACGCCCAGGTGCGCCTCTTCCTGCCACCCGGCATGCGAGAGGAGGAGGAAGTTGCCTTTCCACTGGTGCTCCACGT CGATGCCTCGCCGGGATCACAGTTGGTAACAGAGCGCTTCCACGTGGACTGGAACTGGTACTTGGCCAGCCAGAGGAGTTTCATAGTGGCCCAGATCGAcgggcgtggcagtggctTCCAGGGCGAGTTGCTCCGCACCCAGGTACACGGAAAACTGGGCACCGTCGAGGTGGAGGATCAACTGGGAGTCCTCAC TTACCTGCGGGACAACCTGAAGTTCATCGATCCGCTGAGGATCTGCGCCTTTGGCTGGGGCTACGGTGGCTACGCCTCCTCCATGATGCTCATCGACGACTCGCAGCAGGTGCTCCAGTGCGCGGTGGCGATCAATCCCATTGTCAACTTTGGATTCCACT ATTCCTTCTTCACGGAGCGCTACATCCCGCTGAAGGGCGACTACTTGCGTGCCCTCCAGGAGGCGGATCTCACCATGAAGGCGGGCAACATCAAGGGCCGCAACCTGATGCTGATGCACGGCACGGCGGACACGATGGTGCACCAGGAGCACACGCTGATGCTGGTGCGGGCGCTCGTGGAGCAGCAGGTGAAGTTCCGGCACCAGGTGTATCCGGACGAGGATCACACCATCGGCAGGTCGCTGAGCCATGTCTACAAGACGATGGAGTGGTACTTCGATGAGTGCTTCGGCCCCGTCGACGACAACGAGTGGGACCCCACGGGTCTATTCGTGTTCAAGCAATAA